In a genomic window of bacterium:
- a CDS encoding cytochrome C peroxidase has translation MRRLIAAAAVLAVLAGAAAAADDPPRPPSLRTVPVPEPANLDAFVRDRAALVVLGKALFWDMQVGSDGVTACGTCHFHAGADARSKNQLNPGTRRARPDGSADPDLAFGPPLGPNHQLTPADFPLSPGSNDVVGSQGIAHWGFGGWTGQARERLTALPDETGFRVGDVNVRQVVGRHAPSVINAVFNHRQFWDGRAQNVFNGVNGLGDDDPEARVWRADDPRRPTAVRVRLEDASLASQAVMPVGNSVEMAAQGRDTRHTSGKFLRGRQELGRRVRRLRPLALQQVAPDDSVLGALSRWPQPGLRVTRYDTLIQRAFRPEWWRARARIRVHPDGRSEVVRRLDGDPATREYTLMQANFALFFGLAVQAYEAMLVADDTPYDRFMRGDEDAISPLAIQGVDVFRSQTRGRCINCHEGAELTGASVRRVRESPTRIREGQALDRGFNNVGLVPTLDDLGVGGRDERGNPLSTVRRLADPPPEPIANDGAMKVPGLRNVELTAPYFHNGSHLTLASVLEFYSRGGDVRPQHDAAGRLEIAGLNVLQNTPEELAALEAWLRTLTDERVRRRRAPFDHPQLFVPDGHVGEDGAVVDDGTGVAPDRVREIPAVGRDGGPPLAGFLE, from the coding sequence GTGCGGCGCCTCATCGCAGCGGCGGCGGTGCTGGCGGTCCTCGCCGGCGCCGCCGCGGCCGCGGACGATCCGCCGCGGCCGCCGTCGCTGCGCACCGTCCCGGTGCCCGAGCCGGCGAACCTGGACGCGTTCGTCCGTGACCGCGCCGCGCTCGTCGTCCTCGGCAAGGCGCTCTTCTGGGACATGCAGGTCGGCAGCGACGGTGTCACCGCCTGCGGCACCTGCCACTTCCACGCCGGCGCCGACGCGCGCTCGAAGAACCAGCTGAATCCGGGCACGCGCCGCGCCCGGCCCGACGGCAGCGCGGATCCGGACCTCGCGTTCGGTCCGCCGCTCGGCCCGAACCATCAGCTGACGCCGGCCGACTTCCCCCTCTCGCCGGGCAGCAACGACGTCGTCGGCTCGCAGGGCATCGCGCACTGGGGCTTCGGCGGCTGGACGGGCCAGGCGCGCGAGCGCCTCACGGCGCTGCCGGACGAGACCGGCTTCCGCGTCGGCGACGTCAACGTGCGCCAGGTCGTCGGCCGGCATGCGCCGTCGGTGATCAACGCCGTCTTCAACCACCGGCAGTTCTGGGACGGCCGCGCGCAGAACGTCTTCAACGGCGTCAACGGCCTCGGCGACGACGACCCCGAGGCGCGCGTCTGGCGCGCCGACGATCCGCGCCGGCCGACCGCGGTGCGCGTGCGGCTCGAGGACGCGAGCCTGGCGTCGCAGGCGGTGATGCCGGTCGGCAACAGCGTCGAGATGGCGGCCCAGGGTCGCGATACACGGCACACGTCGGGCAAGTTCCTGCGCGGCCGCCAGGAGCTCGGCCGCCGCGTGCGCCGCCTGCGCCCGCTGGCGCTCCAGCAGGTGGCGCCCGACGACTCGGTGCTGGGCGCGCTGTCGCGCTGGCCGCAGCCCGGGCTGCGCGTCACGCGCTACGACACGCTGATCCAGCGTGCGTTCCGTCCCGAGTGGTGGCGGGCGCGGGCCCGCATCCGCGTCCACCCCGACGGCCGCAGCGAGGTGGTGCGGCGGCTCGACGGCGATCCGGCGACGCGCGAGTACACGCTCATGCAGGCGAACTTCGCCCTCTTCTTCGGGCTCGCCGTGCAGGCCTACGAAGCCATGCTGGTCGCCGACGACACGCCCTACGACCGCTTCATGCGCGGCGACGAGGACGCCATCTCGCCGCTCGCGATCCAGGGCGTCGACGTCTTCCGCAGCCAGACGCGCGGCCGCTGCATCAACTGCCACGAGGGCGCGGAGCTGACCGGGGCGTCGGTGCGCCGCGTGCGCGAGAGCCCGACTCGCATCCGCGAGGGCCAGGCGCTCGACCGCGGCTTCAACAACGTCGGCCTCGTGCCCACGCTCGACGACCTCGGCGTCGGCGGCCGCGACGAGCGCGGCAACCCGCTCTCGACCGTGCGGCGCCTCGCGGACCCGCCGCCCGAGCCGATCGCGAACGACGGCGCGATGAAGGTTCCCGGCCTGCGCAACGTCGAGCTCACGGCGCCGTACTTCCACAACGGTTCGCACCTGACGCTCGCCAGCGTGCTCGAGTTCTACTCGCGCGGCGGCGACGTGCGGCCGCAGCACGACGCCGCCGGCAGGCTCGAGATCGCCGGCCTGAACGTGCTCCAGAACACGCCGGAGGAGCTGGCCGCGCTGGAGGCGTGGCTGCGCACGCTCACCGACGAACGCGTCCGCCGGCGCCGGGCGCCGTTCGACCATCCGCAGCTCTTCGTGCCCGACGGGCACGTCGGCGAGGACGGCGCGGTGGTCGACGACGGGACGGGCGTGGCGCCGGATCGTGTGCGCGAGATCCCGGCCGTCGGGCGCGACGGCGGGCCGCCGCTGGCGGGGTTTCTCGAGTAG
- a CDS encoding LysR family transcriptional regulator, giving the protein MDRFDAMSVLIAVADAGSLSAASRKLGMPLATVSRKIAELEQHVKSSLLRRSARHTTLTDAGRAYVAACRRIVEQVTEAEREASGEYRTARGDLAVTAPVMLGHLHLLPIAVEFLREYPDVDLRLLLSDQLQDLHASKLDVAIRIGRLPDSNLIMTRVGSIRHVVCASPAYFAVRGRPQSPGALSAHACVTFDSFGAPHAWTFTKGTREILVPIRPRLIVNTAEAAIDAAIAGIGVTRVMSYKMAAARRAGLLEVALESFEPVPWPVSVVCVGRRPLPLKVRTFVDWITPRLKARLAAA; this is encoded by the coding sequence ATGGACCGGTTCGACGCCATGTCGGTTCTGATCGCAGTCGCCGACGCTGGCAGTCTGTCCGCCGCCTCGCGCAAGCTCGGGATGCCGCTCGCGACGGTGAGCCGCAAGATCGCCGAGCTCGAGCAGCACGTGAAGAGCTCGCTCCTCCGCCGCTCGGCGCGTCACACGACCCTGACCGACGCCGGACGGGCGTACGTCGCGGCCTGCCGGCGCATCGTCGAGCAGGTGACGGAAGCCGAGCGCGAGGCGTCGGGCGAGTACCGTACGGCGCGCGGCGATCTCGCGGTCACCGCCCCGGTGATGCTCGGCCATCTGCACCTGCTGCCGATCGCCGTGGAGTTCCTGCGCGAGTATCCCGACGTCGATCTGCGCCTCCTCCTCAGCGACCAGCTGCAGGATCTCCACGCGAGCAAGCTCGACGTCGCGATTCGGATCGGGCGCCTGCCGGACAGCAATCTGATCATGACGCGGGTCGGATCGATCCGGCACGTCGTGTGCGCGAGCCCGGCCTACTTCGCGGTGCGCGGGCGTCCCCAGTCGCCGGGCGCGCTCTCCGCACACGCCTGCGTCACCTTCGACAGCTTCGGCGCGCCGCATGCCTGGACGTTCACCAAGGGGACGCGCGAGATCCTGGTCCCGATCCGTCCGCGGCTCATCGTCAACACCGCGGAGGCGGCCATCGACGCCGCGATCGCCGGCATCGGCGTGACCAGGGTGATGTCCTACAAGATGGCCGCGGCCCGGCGCGCCGGGCTCCTGGAGGTCGCGCTCGAGTCCTTCGAGCCCGTCCCGTGGCCCGTCAGCGTCGTGTGCGTGGGGCGACGCCCCCTGCCGCTCAAGGTGCGCACGTTCGTCGACTGGATCACGCCCCGGCTCAAGGCGCGGCTCGCCGCGGCGTGA
- a CDS encoding DUF2135 domain-containing protein, whose amino-acid sequence MARSLLSTPIYLAIYLAAGGLAAVGSRAMLGRLLPAGLLLAGLLLVAVSDRAVAKKPAPVPCPAGLFGIENTPPFAGAALVTLDAGAITFDAGCSDPAPATIKPARKRTRLSARWPSCTDLPRGAKLEGAIAAPACDTITGVVVTRKAKPKRRKLRATRLGPTDLVASLDDVDTQRRMLDENSPTLIRAVAEAYNPELRQLIAMGPGAVDSLLAPFRQRVTLAHDIPLSLYAFALERIGDPRAVPALADWLDVNLFASTIFATDFVTHTIKVLGGFGGLQDDFLYDIDEKLDTIAQAKAGTTATAAAANAIAPRATIPESKNRCEATLLVTGIGADGRQTTARLNYTLLFYDLQEQIDLEADATQKAVLARMLANLRANDEANYGGTDYRAIGDVSVKSNCGGTVTENVMNAVAERRGFPLRLGSGGAAADDIRDLARTFGNEIGVGALDTFSVIAHERPTSGKSVHVEVPVGVSGGFVTVFSKDNQGAPRLHTVDTGNLSTLSQVWTPIQQLYNFRPFAVGTNFEATAPKFYRVDPDRILDIRLDTSACPCEFAYGGAIPVAITEPTAATTSERVITVAGTVGSPDVTSGNLRLNGSAQAVVVAGGTFTTKAVLSSGDNRIRVAVDGPDGGRGCAETTIRSETERTTISATLTWDASDADLDLYVTQPDGETAWYGRKTTSVGGRLDVDNTSGIGPENYFLGFDPGAPMLTGTYAIRVHYYSDHRAAEDTPPRAVRWRVTLLLNEGTPNEKRQFFDGVLGVPSPGNAAPGSAGPDWADVAQPAL is encoded by the coding sequence ATGGCGCGCTCCCTACTCAGCACGCCGATCTACCTGGCGATTTACCTGGCGGCCGGCGGTCTGGCGGCGGTAGGCTCCCGGGCCATGCTCGGTCGCCTCCTCCCGGCTGGACTCCTCCTGGCCGGACTCCTCCTGGTCGCGGTGAGCGACCGCGCCGTCGCGAAGAAGCCGGCGCCCGTCCCGTGTCCCGCCGGCCTCTTCGGGATCGAGAACACGCCGCCCTTCGCGGGCGCGGCCCTGGTCACGCTCGACGCCGGGGCGATCACCTTCGACGCCGGCTGCAGCGACCCGGCGCCCGCGACCATCAAGCCGGCCCGCAAGCGCACCAGGCTGTCCGCGCGCTGGCCGTCCTGCACCGACCTCCCGCGCGGCGCGAAGCTCGAGGGCGCCATCGCGGCGCCGGCCTGCGACACCATCACCGGCGTCGTCGTCACCAGGAAGGCGAAGCCCAAGCGCCGCAAGCTCCGCGCCACGCGCCTCGGCCCCACCGACCTGGTCGCCAGCCTCGACGACGTCGACACCCAGCGGCGCATGCTCGACGAGAACTCGCCGACGCTCATCCGCGCCGTCGCCGAGGCCTACAATCCCGAGCTGCGCCAGCTCATCGCGATGGGGCCCGGCGCGGTCGACAGCCTGCTCGCCCCCTTCCGGCAACGCGTCACCCTGGCGCACGACATTCCGCTCTCGCTGTACGCCTTCGCGCTCGAGCGCATCGGCGATCCGCGCGCCGTGCCCGCGCTCGCCGACTGGCTCGACGTCAACCTCTTCGCGTCGACGATCTTCGCCACCGACTTCGTCACCCACACGATCAAGGTGCTGGGCGGCTTCGGCGGTCTCCAGGACGACTTCCTGTACGACATCGACGAGAAGCTCGACACGATCGCCCAGGCGAAGGCGGGCACGACGGCGACGGCGGCCGCCGCCAATGCGATCGCGCCGCGGGCCACGATTCCCGAGTCCAAGAACCGGTGCGAGGCGACGCTGCTCGTCACCGGAATCGGCGCCGACGGGCGGCAGACGACGGCTCGCCTGAACTACACGCTGCTGTTCTACGACCTGCAGGAGCAGATCGACCTCGAGGCGGACGCGACCCAGAAGGCGGTGCTCGCGCGGATGCTCGCGAACCTGCGCGCCAACGACGAGGCCAACTACGGCGGCACCGACTACCGCGCGATCGGCGACGTGAGCGTGAAGTCGAACTGCGGCGGTACGGTCACCGAGAACGTCATGAACGCCGTCGCCGAGCGCCGCGGGTTCCCGCTCCGCCTCGGCTCGGGCGGCGCCGCCGCCGACGACATCCGCGACCTGGCCAGGACGTTCGGCAACGAGATCGGCGTCGGCGCCCTCGACACCTTCAGCGTGATCGCGCACGAGCGCCCGACGAGCGGCAAGTCCGTGCACGTCGAGGTGCCGGTCGGCGTGAGCGGCGGCTTCGTCACCGTCTTCAGCAAGGACAACCAGGGTGCGCCCCGGCTCCACACCGTCGACACCGGCAACCTATCGACGCTCTCGCAGGTCTGGACGCCCATCCAGCAGCTCTACAACTTCCGCCCGTTCGCCGTCGGCACCAACTTCGAGGCCACGGCACCGAAGTTCTACCGCGTCGATCCCGACCGCATCCTCGACATCCGTCTCGACACCAGCGCATGCCCGTGCGAGTTCGCCTACGGCGGCGCGATCCCCGTCGCGATCACCGAGCCGACGGCGGCGACGACCAGCGAGCGCGTCATCACCGTCGCGGGCACCGTCGGCAGCCCCGACGTGACGAGCGGGAACCTGCGGCTCAACGGCTCGGCCCAGGCGGTCGTCGTCGCCGGCGGCACCTTCACCACGAAGGCCGTGCTGTCGAGCGGCGACAACCGCATCCGCGTCGCCGTGGACGGTCCGGACGGGGGCCGCGGCTGCGCCGAGACGACGATCCGGTCGGAGACCGAGCGGACGACGATCTCCGCCACCCTCACGTGGGACGCGTCGGACGCCGACCTGGACCTCTACGTCACCCAGCCCGACGGCGAGACCGCGTGGTACGGCAGGAAGACCACGTCGGTCGGGGGTCGGCTCGACGTCGACAACACGAGCGGCATCGGCCCCGAGAACTACTTCCTCGGCTTCGATCCCGGCGCGCCGATGCTGACCGGCACCTACGCGATCCGCGTCCACTACTACTCGGACCACCGCGCCGCCGAGGACACCCCGCCGCGCGCGGTCCGCTGGCGTGTCACCCTGCTGCTGAACGAGGGGACGCCGAACGAGAAGCGTCAGTTCTTCGACGGCGTGCTCGGCGTGCCGAGCCCGGGCAACGCGGCGCCGGGGTCGGCCGGACCCGACTGGGCCGACGTCGCGCAACCCGCGCTGTAG
- a CDS encoding alpha/beta hydrolase gives MRSSIVVAAVVCAAATASAHAAAAPGAPPVLYKTVKVGELDVFYREAGSPTAPAILLLHGFPTSSQMFRNLIPALADTYRVVAPDYPGYGYSSMPPHDRFAYTFDNLAKVIGEFTERIGLGKHALYVQDYGAPIGYRLAVAHPERITAIVVQNGNAYDEGLDNDFWKPVKEYWAQPESKEKRDALRGLLTYKATKWQYTTGVPKPELVSPDGAAEDQYLLDRPGNDEIQLDLFLSYGSNPPLYPKWQEYFRVHQPPMLIVWGKNDPIFPAAGAEPYKRDVKTLEYHLLDAGHFALETDGATIAALMRQFLARHLATR, from the coding sequence ATGCGATCCTCGATCGTCGTCGCCGCCGTCGTCTGCGCGGCGGCGACGGCGTCCGCGCACGCCGCGGCTGCGCCGGGCGCGCCGCCGGTGCTCTACAAGACCGTGAAGGTCGGCGAGCTCGACGTGTTCTACCGCGAAGCGGGGTCCCCGACGGCACCGGCCATCCTCTTGCTGCATGGCTTTCCGACCAGCTCGCAGATGTTTCGCAACCTGATCCCGGCGCTGGCCGACACCTATCGCGTCGTGGCGCCAGACTATCCCGGCTACGGCTACAGCTCGATGCCGCCGCACGACCGGTTCGCCTACACCTTCGACAACCTCGCGAAGGTGATCGGTGAGTTCACCGAACGGATCGGCCTCGGGAAACACGCGCTCTACGTCCAGGACTACGGGGCGCCGATCGGCTACCGCCTCGCCGTCGCGCACCCCGAGCGGATCACCGCCATCGTCGTGCAGAACGGCAACGCGTACGACGAGGGGCTCGACAACGACTTCTGGAAGCCGGTCAAGGAGTACTGGGCGCAGCCGGAGAGCAAGGAGAAGCGGGACGCCCTTCGCGGCCTGCTCACCTACAAGGCGACGAAATGGCAGTACACGACCGGTGTGCCGAAGCCCGAGCTCGTCAGCCCGGACGGGGCCGCCGAAGACCAGTATCTGCTGGACCGCCCGGGCAACGACGAGATCCAGCTCGATCTCTTCCTCAGCTACGGCAGCAATCCGCCCCTCTATCCGAAGTGGCAGGAATACTTTCGCGTGCACCAACCGCCGATGCTGATCGTATGGGGGAAGAACGACCCGATCTTTCCGGCCGCAGGCGCGGAGCCGTACAAGCGGGACGTGAAGACGCTCGAGTACCATCTGCTCGACGCGGGGCACTTCGCCCTCGAAACCGACGGGGCCACCATCGCGGCCTTGATGCGGCAGTTCCTCGCACGGCATCTGGCGACGCGCTGA